Sequence from the Anomalospiza imberbis isolate Cuckoo-Finch-1a 21T00152 unplaced genomic scaffold, ASM3175350v1 scaffold_582, whole genome shotgun sequence genome:
GGGATCTCAACCAGGTTCTCCCCATGGCCTGAAGACCCCGTTCCCACCCCCAGAACCTCACCGGAAgaccccaatcccaccccaaggTTCTCTGAAgaccccatccccaccccaagGCTCTCCCCGTGGACTGAAgaccccatccccaccccaagGCTCTCCTTGGAGGGCTTCTGGGATCTCAACCAGGTTCTCCCCATGGCCTGAAGACCCCGTTCCCACCCCCAGAACCTCACCGGAAgaccccaatcccaccccaaggTTCTCTGAAgaccccatccccaccccaagGCTCTCCTTGGAGGGCTCTGGGATCTCAACCAGGCTCTCCCCATGGACTGAAGACCCTGATCCCACCACCAGAACCTCACTGGAAGACCCCGATCCCACCCCGAGCTCTCCCCACACCCCGAAGACCCCATCCCCACCACCAGAACCTCCCCAGATTCCTGACCCCACCCCAAGGCTCTCCCCATGGACCGAAGACCCCATCCCCACCACCACAACCTCCCCGGAAcaccccgcccgccgccgccccgccgctcTCCGcagccccccgccgccgccccccgtCCCCGCTCCGCTTCGCCCTCCTCCAGCCGCCGCGCCGTCGCGGTGCAGCTTGCGGTGCTTCCGAGGTTGGAGAAGGAGCGGTAGGCCTTGCCGCAGAGCTGGCAGCCGTTAGGGCCGCTCGCCGGTGTGGATGCGGCGGTGCTCGGCCAGGCGCACGGCGATGGCGAAGCTCTTGCCGCACTCCTGGCAGCGGAAGGGCCGCTCGCCCGTGTGCAGCCGCCGGTGGTCCTTGAGGTGCGTGGACTGCCGGAAGGCCTTGCCGCACTCGGGGCAGGGGTACGGCCGCTCGCCcgtgtggatgcgccggtgcacCTGGCAGATCGACCCGGACTGGCAGATCGACCCGGAGCAATCAGAAACTTCACCAAATTAGGATTTTAGCTAAATTAGGCGTTGCTGACTCAGCAAAAGGAGATAATTATGATTTAGTCGTAATTATCCTTAGCCGGATCTCAGCAGCGCTGGCCCCTGCGGACGCGCCGGCGCACCTGGCACATTGATCCGGAGCAATTTAAATTTCGAGAAATTAGGATTTTAGCTAAATTAGGTGTTGCTGACTCAGCAAAAATAGATAATTAAGATTTAGTCATAATCATCATTAGCCGGATCTCAGCAGCGCTGGCCCCTGCGGACGCGCCGGCGCACCTGGCACATTGATCTGGAGCAATTAAAAATTCGGGAAATTAGGATTTTACCTAAATTAGGTGTTGCTGACTCAGCAAAAAGAGATAATTAAGATTTAGTCGTAATTATCGTTAGCCGGATCTCAGCAGCGCTGGCCCCTGCGGACGCGCCGGCGCACCTGGCACATTGATCCTGAGCAATTAGAAACTTCATGAAATTAGGATTTGAGCTAAATTAGGTGTTGCTGACTCAGCAAAAGGAGATAATTATGATTTAGTCGTAATTATCCTTAGCCGGATCTCAGCAGCGCTGGCCCCTGCGGACGCGCCGGCGCACCTGGCACATTGATCCTGAGCAATTAAAAATTCGGGAAATTAGGATTTTACCTAAATTAGGTGTTGCTGACTCAGCAAAAAGAGATAATTAAGATTTAGTCGCAATTATCGTTAGCCGGATCTCAGCAGCGCTGGCCCCTGCGGACGCGCCGGCGCACCTGGCACATTGATCCTGAGCAATTAGAAACTTCATGAAATTAGGATTTGAGCTAAATTAGGTGTTGCTGACTCAGCAAAAGGAGATAATTATGATTTAGTCGTAATTATCCTTAGCCGGATCTCAGCAGCGCTGGCCCCTGCGGACGCGCCGGCGCACCTGGCACATTGATCCTGAGCAATTAAAAATTCGGGAAATTAGGATTTTACCTAAATTAGGTGTTGCTGACTCAGCAAAAAGAGATAATTAAGATTTAGTCGCAATTATCCTTAGCCGGATCTCAGCAGCGCTGGCCCCTGCGGATGCGCCGGCGCACCTGGCAGATCGACCCGGAGCAATTAGAAACTTCACCAAATTAGGATTTTACCTAAATTAGGTGTTGCTGACTCAGCAAAAGGAGATAATTAGGATTTGCTCATAATTATCACTAGCCAGATCTCAGCAGCGCTGGCCCCTGTGGATGCGCCGGCGCACCTGGGGCGCCAATTTTGGACAATTAAAAATTATAGGAAATTAGGATTTTAGCTAAATTAGGCGTTGCTGAGTCAGCAAAAAGAGATAATTAGGATATGGTCATAATTATCAGTAGCCAGATCTCAGCAGAGCTCGCCAGCCTGGATGTGCCGGAGCACCTGGGGCGCCAATTTTGGAACAATTAATTATAGGAAATTAGGACTTTAGCTAAATTAGGTGTTGCTGAGTCAGCAAAAAGAGGTAATTACGATTTGCTCATAATTATCGTTAGCCGGGTCTTAGCAGCGCTCGCCGGCGTGGATGCGCCAGTGCGCCTGGGAGGGTCATTTTTGGACAATGATATTGACCGATATTGATATTAAATCCATATTAAATCAATACTAGATCAGTATTAACTCAATATTACATCGATATTAACTCAATATTAAATCAATATTGATGTTATACTGATATTTGATTGATATTAACTTGATATTAAATCAATATTAGATCAATATTGATATTAAATTGATGTTAGATGGATATTAACTTGATACTAGATCAATGTTAGCTTGATATTAACCTGATATTAGATCAATATTAACTTGATATTAGATTGATATTAACTCGATATTACACCAATATTAACCCGATATTAGATTGATACTGATATTAAATCAATATTACATTGATATTAACCGGATATTAGATCGATAGTGATATTAAATGAATATTAGATCAATATTAACCCGATATTAGATTGACATTGATAATAAATCTATATTACATTGATATTAACCCGATATTAGATCAATATTAACCTGATATAAGATCAATATTGATAATAAATCAATATTAGACCAATATTAACCCAATATTAGATCGATACTGATATTAAATTGATATTAGATCAATATTAACTCGATATTAGCTCAATATTATCCCAATATTAGCCCGATATTAACCCGATATTAGATCGATATCACCCCGATATCACCCGCGACCACACCCGCACTCCCGTCCCCGCCCGCCGCACCTGCAGCGACGTCTCGGTGCTGAACACCTTCTTGCACTCGCCGCACTCCAAATTtttgccgccgccgccgcccgccgcggtGCCGCGGTGCCGGCCTTGGCCCGGccgtctcctcctcctcctcctctggcgCCGCCGCATCCTCGCCACCGCCACCACGCCCGCCCGCCCGCTGCCCGTGCGCCCGCTCGTGCGCCCGCAGCCGCGCGGCCGTGCCGCACTTCTTGCCGCAGATGCCGCACTCGAAGCGCCAGCCGGCGTTGCCGCAGCGGTGCTCCCGcagcgccgccgcgccggcgaACGCCGCCCCGCAGCCGCGGCAGCGCTGCGGCTCGCGCCCGGCGTGGCCCAGCAGGTGCACGTCCAGCAGCCGGCGCAGCAGGAAGCTGCGGCCGCACCGCGGGCACTTGTAGGGGTACTCGCCGGCGTGGTGGGCGCGGTGCATCCGCAGCCGGTGCGGGCGGTGGAAGCGCAGCCCGCACTCGGCGCAGCGGTGCGGGAAGCGCCGCAGGTGCACCTGCAGGTGCTGCCGCAGCGTGGAGCTCTGGGCGAAGCGCTTGTGGCACTCAGGGCACTCGTGCGGCCGCTCGCCCGTGTGCGTCAGCTGGTGCCGCAGCAGGTTGGCGCGCGAGCCGAAGCGCTTGCCGCACTGCCGGCAGGGGAAGGGCCGCTCCCCGGTGTGCGTGCGGGCGTGGTTGCGCAGGTGCGACGACTTCTTGAAGCTCTTGCCGCAGGCGCCGCAGCGGTGCCGCCGCTCCAGGCGGTGCACGAAGCGCTGGTGCCGCGACAGAGCCGCCGCACTGGGGAACGACTTGGGGCACGCCCCGCACGCCAAGCTCGGCTCCGGCGGCTCCGACGCGGGCTCCGGTAGCGGcggcgggcccggcgcggcgtGGGAGCGGCGGTGGTAGAGGAACTTGGTCATGCTGGCGAAGGCCTTGCCGCAGGCGCAGCGGTGCAGCGGCTCGGTGCCGTGGCCGCGGCGGTGGGCCAGCAGCGCCGCCTCGGTGTCCAGCGCCAGCCCGCAGTCCA
This genomic interval carries:
- the LOC137467303 gene encoding LOW QUALITY PROTEIN: zinc finger protein 574-like (The sequence of the model RefSeq protein was modified relative to this genomic sequence to represent the inferred CDS: inserted 2 bases in 1 codon; deleted 1 base in 1 codon) — its product is MSSPEETLLLLEHRYVCSECSHLSPSLEEALLHHQQHLQPPGPAHHAHLQPHPAPDHAQPHLELLEPPSQFQCLECGALLVTPGQLLEHQELHLKLLAADAAPAPPPPPPKPGAQQSAGIHFECPECRALFQSQELWLAHRQGHRHAQNSPQNTARVDVEHSYRKHGEDGAAEETAANPGGDAGAVQLLLYECGECLQLFQSPKDFLEHQVSHLAPGQPTAAAAVAPAPAPPEPRCQHCRELLPSARLLRAHLRCHALGAFQCPLCPRVLPDPGELRRHRAGHARDSLYLCLDCGLALDTEAALLAHRRGHGTEPLHRCACGKAFASMTKFLYHRRSHAAPGPPPLPEPASEPPEPSLACGACPKSFPSAAALSRHQRFVHRLERRHRCGACGKSFKKSSHLRNHARTHTGERPFPCRQCGKRFGSRANLLRHQLTHTGERPHECPECHKRFAQSSTLRQHLQVHLRRFPHRCAECGLRFHRPHRLRMHRAHHAGEYPYKCPRCGRSFLLRRLLDVHLLGHAGREPQRCRGCGAAFAGAAALREHRCGNAGWRFECGICGKKCGTAARLRAHERAHGQRAGGRGGGGEDAAAPEEEEEETAGPXGRHRGTAAGGGGGKNLECGECKKVFSTETSLQVHRRIHTGERPYPCPECGKAFRQSTHLKDHRRLHTGERPFRCQECGKSFAIAVRLAEHRRIHTGERPNGCQLCGKAYRSFSNLGSTASCTATARRLEEGEAERGRGAAAGGCGERRGGGGRGVPG